The Clostridioides difficile genome has a segment encoding these proteins:
- the dapA gene encoding 4-hydroxy-tetrahydrodipicolinate synthase → MESLLEREYNFMKYEGIICAMITPFDENQNINPQATYELIDYLIDRGIYGLFILGTNGECHVLTDDEKVEFAKIVINHTNNRVPVFVGTGGNSTREVIKLSKRMEEIGASALSIITPYFVAPTQQELILHYKAIAATINLPIMMYNMPGKTGVNIEPESVFELSKVKNIVGIKDSSGKLDNIKAYIEITRNEDFSVFSGSDSLILDTLKSGGQGAVAATANFLTEIDIAIYDNFIKGDLKEAQKAQNSIEELRRILKFGTIPSVIKKTVVLNGINVGPARFPVIEPTGEFLEEIKQVVEDYKVLFNKNCENR, encoded by the coding sequence TTGGAAAGTCTATTAGAGAGGGAATATAATTTTATGAAATATGAAGGTATTATATGTGCGATGATAACACCATTTGATGAAAATCAAAATATTAATCCTCAGGCAACGTATGAATTGATTGATTATCTAATTGATAGGGGAATATATGGATTATTTATTTTAGGAACTAATGGTGAATGTCATGTACTTACAGATGATGAAAAAGTTGAGTTTGCAAAAATTGTTATCAATCATACTAATAATCGTGTACCAGTTTTTGTTGGGACTGGTGGCAACTCAACTCGTGAAGTTATAAAATTGTCCAAGAGAATGGAAGAAATAGGTGCAAGTGCACTATCAATTATTACACCATATTTTGTGGCACCAACACAACAGGAATTAATTTTACATTATAAAGCTATTGCTGCCACAATTAACTTGCCAATTATGATGTATAACATGCCAGGTAAGACAGGTGTTAATATTGAGCCCGAATCAGTATTTGAGTTATCTAAGGTGAAGAATATTGTTGGAATAAAGGATAGTAGTGGTAAGCTTGATAATATAAAAGCTTATATTGAAATAACTAGAAATGAAGACTTCAGTGTATTTTCAGGGTCAGATTCACTTATTCTGGATACCTTGAAATCTGGCGGCCAAGGTGCTGTTGCAGCCACAGCAAACTTTCTAACAGAGATTGATATTGCTATTTATGATAACTTTATCAAGGGTGATTTAAAAGAAGCTCAAAAAGCTCAAAATAGTATTGAAGAACTTCGTCGTATACTAAAATTTGGAACTATTCCATCTGTTATAAAAAAAACTGTTGTCTTAAATGGAATTAATGTTGGGCCTGCACGATTTCCTGTAATTGAGCCAACTGGAGAATTTCTTGAAGAAATTAAACAAGTAGTTGAAGATTATAAAGTGTTGTTCAATAAAAATTGTGAGAATAGATAA
- a CDS encoding ketohydroxyglutarate aldolase has protein sequence MKKMNITKKMVECGALAIVRAETLERACEIAEGCIKGGVPVIEMSYTLNNAGEIIQGLSQKYGKTLCVGAGTVLDSETARHAILHGAQFIIAPNYNEDVAKICNRYQIPYAPGCTSLTEAVDALSLGAAFVKAFPISDFYGPKLVKVFKTPIPDMPILASGGITLDNLHIWLENGVDVCGFGGLLTKGSVEDIAKNARKIREIIKNTREA, from the coding sequence ATAAAAAAGATGAATATAACCAAAAAAATGGTGGAATGTGGAGCTTTAGCAATTGTAAGAGCAGAAACACTTGAGCGTGCATGTGAGATTGCTGAAGGTTGTATTAAAGGTGGAGTACCAGTTATAGAAATGAGTTATACTTTGAATAATGCTGGAGAAATTATACAAGGGCTTAGTCAAAAGTATGGTAAAACACTTTGTGTAGGAGCAGGAACTGTATTGGATAGTGAAACAGCTCGTCATGCTATTTTACATGGAGCTCAGTTTATTATTGCACCAAACTACAATGAAGATGTAGCAAAGATTTGTAATAGATATCAGATTCCTTATGCACCAGGATGTACATCATTGACTGAAGCAGTAGATGCATTGAGCTTGGGGGCTGCCTTTGTCAAAGCTTTTCCAATATCAGATTTTTATGGACCAAAATTAGTGAAAGTATTTAAGACACCAATACCTGATATGCCAATTTTGGCAAGTGGTGGAATTACTCTTGATAACTTACATATATGGTTGGAAAATGGTGTTGATGTGTGTGGATTTGGTGGATTATTAACTAAAGGTAGTGTTGAAGATATTGCTAAAAATGCTAGAAAAATTCGTGAAATAATTAAAAATACAAGAGAAGCTTAA